The Cohaesibacter intestini genome segment AAGCAGACCTGAACAAGGGTCGCATTTCCCTGTCCTCCCCGATCGCCCGTGCCCTGATCGGCAAACAGGTCGAGGATTCGGTCGAGGTCTCTGCGCCCGGTGGCTCGAAATCCTACGAGATTCTGAAAGTGAAATACGTCTAGGGGCCTCAAGCGCCGGTCTCCAAACCGGCGCAGCTCCCTTGCAGATTTTGGCTCTGCTCTCGGGCTGACAAACTGCCTCGCCCGTCCCCGAACCGGACACAAACTGCCCGATCCCTCTTCATAAAGCCCGATCAATCACCCAGATCGATCGGAACATTCGGATAGTTTTTGCTCTGTCGAATGGTAAGCGACGTGCGCACGCTATCTACATTGGGTGCCGAGGTCAGTTCGTTGATCACGAATGACTGGAAAGCCTGAAGATCGGGGGCCACACAGCGCAGGACAAAGTCGATATCGCCCGACAGCATGTAGCATTCGCGCACCTGTGGCCATGAGCGCACGAGGCTTTCGAACGCAACCAGATCGGCTTCAGCCTGACTGTGCAGACCGACCATGGCAATCGCGGTCACATCGAACCCGATTTGCTTCTCGTCGACAATGGCACGATAACCTTTGATGATGCCGGCTTCTTCGAGCGCACGGACACGACGCAGGCAAGGAGGGGCGGAAATACCGACGCGGCGCGCGAGCTCCACATTGGTGATACGACCGTCATCCTGTAGTTCTTTCAGGATCTTCCAGTCGATGGGATCTAGTCTTGCTTTCAATGCAACAGGTCTCTTATTTTTGTTGAGTAAGGGGAGAGATATCGCCCGAACCAATGCCAACCGGTATAACGCTCAAGCCTTCCATATCATAGTCACAAAAACACCGATTTGGAAAGTTTTGACATTTTTTTGTGCGCATTTCCGACACAGAGTGACTGTTCTGTGAATGATTCGGAAATTTTAGGAATAGGAGCGCTTGCGTGACTTCCACCCCTGATAGAGTGATTTGGGTTCTGACGGACGGCAAGGCAGGTGACCTGAACCAGTGTCTGGGCGTCGCCGAGCGGCTCAATGGCCGCATTGAAACGCGCACGGTCGCTCCCGCCGCGCCATGGGTCTGGCTGATGCCCTGGGGACCCGTTCCTCCCGCCGACAATCCGGCAAACCCCGCCTCACCACTCCATGGCACACCGCCGGACATTGCCATCGCATCCGGCCGCCGCGCAGCCGCCTATCTGCGCAAACTCAAGCAGATCAGCCCGCACACCGTGACCGTCTTCTTAAAGGACCCGCGCACTGACAATGTGCAGGCCGACCTGATCTGGGTGCCGTTCCATGACAAACGACGCGGCAAGAATGTGCTGGTCACCCTGACCGGCCCGCATCGCATCACGCATGAGGCCCTCAAGCAGGCCGCAAGCAAAGGTCCCGCAGCGCTGCACCACCTGCCAGCACCCCGCATCGCGCTCATTCTGGGTGGAGACACCGCCAAGGAAAAGTTCGGCAAGGCCGCAGCCCAACGCCTCGCTCACTATATTGCCCACGAGTTGCCGCC includes the following:
- a CDS encoding mitochondrial fission ELM1 family protein, which codes for MTSTPDRVIWVLTDGKAGDLNQCLGVAERLNGRIETRTVAPAAPWVWLMPWGPVPPADNPANPASPLHGTPPDIAIASGRRAAAYLRKLKQISPHTVTVFLKDPRTDNVQADLIWVPFHDKRRGKNVLVTLTGPHRITHEALKQAASKGPAALHHLPAPRIALILGGDTAKEKFGKAAAQRLAHYIAHELPPHMGVMVTPSRRTPDHLLKTIQQALRARPHWIWDGEGDNPYFTMLTLADAIIVTADSHSMLSEVLAAPVPVYIFEPDAYPKKLKSTIDQLIQQPSVQLLVGPLETGTRPTIDSTELIADEILDLLNQS
- a CDS encoding Lrp/AsnC family transcriptional regulator, yielding MKARLDPIDWKILKELQDDGRITNVELARRVGISAPPCLRRVRALEEAGIIKGYRAIVDEKQIGFDVTAIAMVGLHSQAEADLVAFESLVRSWPQVRECYMLSGDIDFVLRCVAPDLQAFQSFVINELTSAPNVDSVRTSLTIRQSKNYPNVPIDLGD